DNA sequence from the Candidatus Sulfuricurvum sp. RIFRC-1 genome:
TTGGAAAGAGTTGTATCCGGATGTTGTCGTTCACGAAGACAATTGTAAAATCTCTGATGTTGATTTCGATAAAAAAGAGATCACTTACGTTCAAACAGTTTTTGCAAACAAAGAAGATACAACAGGTGTAAAAACAACCAAAACAATCAAATACGGCATCTTTAACTTTATCCCGCACAATATGTCTAACCCGGTTATCGAAATGGCTGGCGTTGCAACAACTCCGGACGGATTCAAAAAAGTTAAAATGGCTACAAGCCCAGAAAAACCGGTTTCATTCCAAACCGCAACCGATAAAGCTGTATATGCAGTTGGTGACGTTGTTGGACATGCGATCCCACCAAGTGGTCAATCGGCTATCTGGTCAGGTAAAGAGTGTGCTAAAGAGATCGCTCACGTTCTTCACGGTAAATCATACAGTGTTGCATCAGCGCTTCCATACAAAAGTGCAAACGTATGTTACTCAATGGTTAACGGAAATCCTGAAGAAGCGATCATGGTTAATCATGAATTTATGGTTGCTGGTCCGGTTATCGGTTCAAAAGGATCGGTTCCTAAAGATGAAGCAACTGGTAAATTCCGTACAACCGGTCTTGGTAAAGCGACTCACGATTGGTACAAAGGTGCTATGCGCGACTTGTTTAACTAATACAAGTTATCTTACTCTCCACTCGGAGAGTAAAAGAAAATTCTGCTACACTAACTACTCAAAATAATTCACACGGAAAATATCATGGATAGAAGAAATTTTTTAAAAGTTGTTGCCGGTGCAACAGTCATCGCGGCTAGTCCTTCGTTAATTCGCGGCAATCTATATGCGGCGGACGGTACATTATACAAAGCTTATGAAAAAACGCAATTGGTGGATGCTGCCGGAAAACCGATCAAAGCATCGGCTTTGGAAAAAGAGGTTACTTATATTTTTAATTACCCTCATGCCTCAACTCCATGTATGTTGATCAACTTGCCGAAGCCAACTACTAAAGATGTTGAATTAACTTCGGAGGGTGGTGAAAAATACGTATGGAAAAGCGGTGTCGGAAAAGAGCGCAGTGTTGTCGCTTATGTAGCGATTTGTACGCATCAAATGACTCACCCGACACCAAATGACAGTTTTATCGCCTATGTTCCAACGGCGAAAAAAACGATGGCGTATGAAAAAAGCGGCATTATCGTTTGTTCATCTCATCTATCAGCATTTGATGCCGGGGCCGGTGCAAAAGTACTCGGTGGAGCAGCGACCCAGCCTCTTAATTCGGTTGTGCTAGAACATGCAGCAGATGATACCCTTTGGGCAGTCGGTATTTTGGGATCGGATAAATTTCAAGATTATTTCAAAAGTTTCCGTCCAGAGTTAAAAGAGTTCTACGGCGGCCCCGCTGAAGCGAAAAAGCTGGTTTCTATTTCGGCAAAAACCGTTAAGCTCACCGAATATTCTAAAGAAATTATCCAATACTAAAAGGGGAATTCATGAAAAAAGCTTTAGCAGCCTTAGTGGTAGGAACATTATTGGCCGGATCGTTGAATGCGGCAGAAAAGAAAGATCCTCGATTAGAACTTATGCAGGATATGCGTACGATGATGGATGCGATGGAGCAAATTCAACGCGGTGGTTTGTACAGCTCAACCGATGAGATGAAAGCAGGGGTTAAAAAACTTCAAGGGACACTTAAATCACTGGAGAGTGAAGAGGTAAAAACGATTTTGCCGAAAGATCAAGTTTATGCCTATAAATTTGCCCAAAAAACCGCTCAAATGCTCCGAATGTATTCGGATGATATGATTGTATCGATCGAAGCAGGTCGGATGGATAACGCATTGGATGATTACACTCAGTTACTCAAACAATGTACCTCATGTCATATCCGAATCCGTAA
Encoded proteins:
- a CDS encoding Rieske 2Fe-2S domain-containing protein, whose amino-acid sequence is MDRRNFLKVVAGATVIAASPSLIRGNLYAADGTLYKAYEKTQLVDAAGKPIKASALEKEVTYIFNYPHASTPCMLINLPKPTTKDVELTSEGGEKYVWKSGVGKERSVVAYVAICTHQMTHPTPNDSFIAYVPTAKKTMAYEKSGIIVCSSHLSAFDAGAGAKVLGGAATQPLNSVVLEHAADDTLWAVGILGSDKFQDYFKSFRPELKEFYGGPAEAKKLVSISAKTVKLTEYSKEIIQY